The Salvia miltiorrhiza cultivar Shanhuang (shh) chromosome 2, IMPLAD_Smil_shh, whole genome shotgun sequence DNA window gCACACTGACACCACACTCCTCCAAAGAATAAGGGTATTTCCGTCACTACAACGCCGGGAATCCGCTGTATCGCGGCGACAGAAAAACCCTGCAATCGTCTTTCGGCACGATCGTCGGAACGTACGTGATCTCATCACAGCCGTCGGATCTATCTCGTTTAAAATCGATCAGAGCGGTGAACATGGCGATGAATAGCATCAGATGATTTATGGCATACCTCTGGCCCACGCACTGGTGGGCCCCGGACCCGAAGGCTAGAAAGTTCTTTTTGTAAACCCGGTCCTCCTGCCGGTCCTCCATGAACCGGTCCGGGTCGAACTTCTCCGGTTCAGTGAATCCTTGAAAAGAAGAATCGAAGACAGATGGAAAGACGATTGTGCCCTTCGGCACAGTGTAATTCTCAGTCAACGGGAAGTCCACGCCGGCGATATGCGGCACCATCGTCGCCGGCGCTCTGATCCTCACGACCTCGCGCGCCACCGCCTCCGTGTACTTCATCTCGCGGAGCTGATCGCCGCCGATGACGGCGCCGCTCTCCGGCGACCAGTGCTGCGATACCTCGTCCCTCACTCGCGCGACGACTCGCGGATGTGAATCGAGCAGCGCCACCGCCCACAGCAGCGACGACGTGGAGGCGTCCTGCGCGGCGAAGAGGAAATCGAAGAGGTGGCCTCCGATTTCGCGGTGGCTGCACTCGAACGGCTTCTCCGCCGCTAACCGGAGATTCTCCTGCATCCAGAAATCGATCAGGCACGACGGCTCCTCCTCACCTGCTGCCATCCGCCTCTCGCTCGCCGCGGCGCAGTCGGCGAGCGTTTCGATTAACCTCCCAACCGCCAGCCGCGCGTTGCGGAAGGCGAATCCTGGGAGATCGATCGGGAGCTTCATCAATCCAACGTTGAAAAAGTTATAATCCACATTAAAccgccgccgcgccgcctcGTCGAGATACGGTCCTACGAAAACCGTCTGCGACGTCTCCAGATTCATGTCGCGGCATAAAATCCGGAGCGACAGCGATTCCGCCGGCGAGCTGCGTAACCAGCGCGCGAGGTGTTGGAGAATAATCCGATGCTGAATATCGGTGTAAATCAGCAGCGCCTTGGGGGTGAAATTGGGGGCGATTTGGCGGCGGAGATCCTTGTGATCCTGGCCGAACATGTAAATGAGGTTGTGCTCGCCgaagagctttttcccgaaggggTGGCCGACGAGGTGGAAGGCGTCGGGGCGGACATTGGCGAAGATCTTGTGCGAGAGGTCAGAGCTGTAGACGTAGAGGATGTAGCGGCCGATGATGTAGTTGCCGGAGATCCCGAGCGAGGTGGATTTAGCGTAGGCGGATTGGCGGTTCCAGAATTTGGTGGGATCGGCGACGAGGGAGATGGCGTTGCCGACGAAGGGGAGGACGAGAGGCGGGCCGGGGAGGAAGCGCTTCTTTCTGAGGTAGGAGAGTTGctcgaggaggaggaggagagcgACAATGGAGATTATGTGAGGGAAGTAGGGGCTTATCCAGCTCCAGGTcacctccatctctctctctaggtTTGTTTCAAATTGAATTAGTTTGGAGAAAGAGAGGGGAAACCAAATCTGGAATTATTTGCAGAGGCCTGCATTTATAGTGTTTCGAGTTTTGAATAATCGACTATTTCAAGGGTTGTGTCTGCCAAATTAAATGATCCTATGTTATGTACATTGTTGAATTTGGAATAAATGTAACGTAATTTAGGAGTTGGATATTGAGATTCAGCAAATGCTAAACCCCTAGTAGTTTACTAAACAAGAGGGGGCTACGTATTAGACCAAGTGACACACAAAATCATTTTgaggatttattttattttattttattagtattatttttgtttttaaagaaATTGGAAATGAAATTGTGATGATGAATATTAGTTGGAGCATCCACAACCCAAGCACCTGGTCGACGCGGGTCGAGGGACGAGGGGAGGGCTGGAGACACGGGTGAGGTCGACGCCGTGTCTTCCTGGCGCCTCGGGTCGAAGGGCGATGGTGTGAGGCGCGTACGGCGGACGCGCCATTtaaaaaagaatatgaaaaattagattttaattcaaattttgacgtttgcatttttttttaaaatctggCCATTTGCAAACAAACGGCTAGTTTGgtgttttttgcttttttttttttctttctttcccttTTTCTGTAAATATCATACTCCCCCTACAATTTATTCACTCATCTTCTTCTCTCAACTACCATTTTCttgttcttaaattttttatgcaATGGATAGCATAGCAAGTTCGACGAATATCTTGAACAACATGCCGGAGGTTCGAGCGTCCCACCTAATACCCTCATGATGGGGTTTGCTCCGTTCTCGCAAGCCTCAAATATCTTGGCTACGGAAAATCTTCCAATGCCGACGGCGCTCCCACACGTCCAAGAAAATCCAGAGGAGAAGCCGAAATCCAAGGCGACCCGCGCCCAATACTCCGGTGAAGAGACCGAGCTCGTAGCAATATTGTGGGCGGAGGCTACCCACAATCCTATTTTGGGAACGTCCCAAAggttgctccaatattggggatCAATCACCGAGAAGTACAACAACCTCAAACCAGAGGGAGTGCCGACGCGTAAGCCTGATCATTTCAAATACCACTTCGCACGCGTCCAAAAGGGCACGAAAATTTCGGAGGGCTTCTACAGCACTTGCAAGGACAATTGGAGCAACGGTATGAGCGACGACCAAATCATCGAACAAGTCTAGACGATGTACGAGGCGAATTACGGGAAGAGATTCGGCTACATCAAAGCTTGGAAAGTCCCGCGGGAGTGTGAAAGGTTCTCGTCGCAAGCTGCGGATGTCCACTCCACGAAGaagtcgaagggctccgatGGCCAGGCAACCACCACTTCTTCAGAGCTGAGTATCACGACgaggccccaaggccaaaaagcggCGAAGCGAGACAAGGGCAAGGGGAAGAAGGGGGAAGAGTCTTCGGGAAAGTTGTCGTACTCCGAAGCCCTTGAGAAGGTCGTCGAACGCATGAAGGAGCATGCCCTCCAAACGAGTCACATCACCGAAGCCAAAAAAATGCAAGTCGAGTTGAAAATGGAGGAGCTCGATTTAGCTCCTCAACACGGATACTACGAACATGATGGATGCACAATTGACATTGCACAACCACATGGTgcaagaagtgctcaagcgtcgaaGAATTATTTagattagaattttaatttatgtaatttttctTTAGTTTAAATTATCTTCGGAGGTGAGTATCACGACGAGGCCCTAAGGCCAAAAAGCGACGAATCGAGACAAGGGCAAGGGGGAGAAGGGGGAAGAGTCTTCGGAAAAGTTGTCGTACTCCGAAGCCCTTGAGAAGGTCGCCCAAAGCATGAAGGAGCATGCCCTCCAAACGAGTCACATCACCGAAGCCAAAAAAATGCAAGTCGAGTTGAAAATGGAGGAGCTCGATTTGAAGCTCCTCAACACGGATATTATGAACATGACAGATGCACAATTGACATTGCACAACCACATGGTgcaagaagtgctcaagcgtcgaaGAATTATTTagattaggattttaatttatgtaatatttctttagtttaaattatgtatttttatttttatagcaatgtttgaattttaattttaatggaaatttagaattttaaaatagaagtgtagaattgaggattttgtggaaatgagaaCCTAAGACACAAGGGCTGTAAAGGATTGGTGCTTAAgtggggaccaccatctaagCACCCCCGTAAGCACCATgggttgtggatgctcttagagcTTAAGATTCTTTTTAATACTACTTATAAATTCATTTATAAGTATATAtctttaattctattttttatccatttttatttttctaattgtaaaacataatatatatatatatatatatatatatatatatatatatatatgcatttttgtgtttatattaaatgcattaaataaatttcggatatttaaaaaaataataaaatttattattattaatattattattaatattattattattattattattattattattgctccctccgttccattacaaatgtcattacttttgggcacggagattaagaaatgtgtataaagtagaaaaagtgggttgatgaaaattatttaaatattaggtatagagagagatagagaatatatattgccaaaaaagaaatgaaacatTTGAAATGAGACATTGcattatggaaagtgggacatttgtgacaatgcaatgcatttttgtgtgcaaaGTAATGCATgtttgtgtttatatatatgtattaaataaatttcagattaatatatatatatatatatatatatatatatatattatttctattttacctCTGCTTGTATTTTATCTTGGAAGGCCTTAGAAGTTCTTTGTCACGTATTGCGTTCTTAGCATTCCACGTATATAAAATGTGTGGACTAAATTTAATAGTACATACTATTTAAGGACTCGATATTACTAAAattcaactatatatatatatatatatatatatatataatattgaaatAGGGAAGGGCTATCGTGAGAGcacatattaaaataagaaataagaactaagaaaaatgtatgaattttatgtagaacacgatgaattcgctgtataaatgaattgcgaaaaataaatttttgctatttttgggattcgaactcaggaccatgaattcatccaacaggatgatgaatcaatcgtagatcttgatgatctaagggttgaaaatgattcttattttatattttaagtagtgtatttattttagccctccctaTTGAAATATTGCGAAATTTAGCAAATCCTAATTTACTAACAAACGGTGGCGCGATAGAAGGTGAGTTAAAACATAAGAATAAGTCAGTTACTTTTGAAAAGGGTTAGtgataataaatattttaataatttaaaattttattttaatagaatTCGTTTGGTACACGTTATGAGATAAGATGCGATATGTTTAACTGAAATGTCTTTATCATATGTTATGTGAATATCATATTTGGTAGAATACATTAAAAaaagatataattattatttgtattatatatacatatttttgaacttttaatttACAAAGAGTCGgtctcaaattttttttttttttacaaagagTCGTATATTTCGTATTATTTCTTGTCAAATAAGATATCAGGATGTAATAAGTATATAAACAAGTCTTAATCACCTCTTGTAAACAAGtcctaagagcatccgcagcgctgggtgcgatggccggatcgaacccggcctatcgcacccagcgcCGTTGCTGCACCCGGGAGCGAAGGGAGGGGGGCGATGGGTCGCACTCGGCAATagtgggagcgaaggaggggcgtgtttacacgcgccccttttattgcacttctattgcacccactatgggtgcaagcgtTGCTGGAGTGGGTGCAAGCGAAGGAGGTGCAAGCGTTGGAGGTGCAATGGAGGTGCAAGCGTTgctggagtgggtgcaatagaagtgggaccacttctattgcacccactatgggtgcaagggctgcggatgctctaatcACCTTTTCTAAACAAGGCTTtaatatatagtactccctccgtcccactagacttggcacttttgagttgggcacggagattaagaataaatggttaaaagtgtaaagtaggtagggtccacttattttatgtgagtagagaaagtagggaccatatactattttaggaaagtgtcaattctagtgggacaaacaaaaaaggcaagtgtgccaattctagtgggacggagggaataatttttttcatttgatGAATAAGAATTACGGTATGATTTAAAAAATGTCTTTACTACTTGAATATTCCATAaagactaatttttttttattttttatttatttttattttaccaaTATACATCCTCGTAATAAAGCGAGAAAGATAGGTTATAGTATTGATGGAATGTGGTAGGGGTGGGGCTGAAATCCAGCTGGGCATGTGTTGGtgtcttatttttctttttaattagtagtatatttttgtattagattgtatatatatatttttggagAATTAGattgtataaattttaaatgaggaaaaaaatgtaaataagaTAAAGTCCACGTGCGAAAGCGACGTGGCGTAAAATCTAGTTGGTAAAGATTGGGCCAAGTTTATATGTGCAACATTAAAAATGGATTTGAAATGTAGACATCAGAGTCCTAATTTATCATGGATTGACTAGAATAAAGTTGATGATGTTATCACAAAATATTTATGAGATGTGAAAAGGACAGTTTTATTGTTGGACTTATCACCTATtttatttagggttaatagtgCGAAATATTTATTGAAGATAatagaaattaatatttatttatttattttaataaattataattaattttaactatttTAGACGGAATTATCCTCATATTTTCTCTTTTATACATATAAAAGAAAACATGGTCTCTATTATAtttgttctctctctctatctctttctcttcttcgattttctTGGTTGCCTCTGTCAACATTCTCATGCTATATATAATCCGGTGAAATAGGAGTTCAAGGGGTTCTAGATCTACGAGAGTTATGATGTGTGTtggaaaattaatgaaatatccttattcttgttttgatgatatcaaaaCCCTTAGATTTCTTTCACTAGATTAGgactttttgaactcaagtgttagagttgaGTTTTCTAACTAGACTGAAGAATAAAGACTGAAGACCGTTGGACTGAAGATCGAAGAACTGAAGAAGCTTAACTGAAGATTGGAATTGAAAAGGCTGAAGACAAAATACTAAAGTATTTTGAAGGACGAACTTTCACTGAAGATTCAGTTATGACTGAATAACTAATGTTGGCCACGTGAAAATAGCGGACTGATACATAAATCAAGTATCAGTAAAGATTCTTCCTCGGATTGAAGACTTAAGTTTAAAAGTAGCCATGTATTCACGCCaagtacagctgcattaaatgcgAAGATATGAAGATCGTCCTCGGCTGCGCAGAGATTTCCTATTTCGTGCTAACTTTTCAGAAGCACCATGCTCCTACTGCTAGAGACGCCCATTCCTCAACAATTCAGGAGCCTTGAAAATTGAAGTCTCAGCCGGAGATTCAAATCTATCTCACAACGGCCGAATTCTTAAAGACCATctcaccaacggatctattcaagacttcgcctataaatagagctcgaggatcatcttcaatcttcaccgattcaaacacttaagCAGAAACTCTGTCAAATTTGCAACTCAGCCTATTCACTgctttccaaagtttgaatcgaataagagaatatccaaagcctaaaTTAGTTCACTAATTACCTAAATTCTCTTACATCCTTAGGCAATTTCATTGTAAACCCTTAGCCTAAGTTTCGATTATTGAGAGCAAGTTCTCagtaatctagttggtactcCAACCCTTTTCTAAAAGAGCGAAAAATGAGTTTGAAAAAGAGAGAGTTCTAGACAGTTGTttgaactcaagagttcttgGCCCCCGCAAGCAAGATGTTTGTTGTCTATGCAACTACGAGCTGAGAAGGAGACAAGAAGTCCAATACAGtgttgttgggtcccggagggttaactgaacaggtgtatggggaggggggagaatacacctgtAAGCTATTTTTTTAATCGAAAACAAATAAACCAAATTTCAATTGGAAAATTGTTGTAGAGTGATACTGAAGTaacttcattattttgatttcagtcaaGCACAGAGCTataactgatatccacgtaaggcttcagtctagagtttgcaaaacagagtagagttacaaatcttactgactatcaatTGATTGGTCAGTTAGACAAGTAACTCAGCAGcggaaatttaaacttaattcaaatagcctttagaaagaTTGTCCCttaataaaatccttagttactaTTTTCAGTTGTTGAGAAAAGAAAGATATATTTAAACTCttatgttttgatgataccaaaagcACCCAAAAGGCATACTCTAACTGATGATGCTCCTATGATCCTAACTGTCTTAGTTCCTTGTATAGCTTGACGGATCAAGAAAGCTGAAATAACTAAAGACATCATCTCGACTGAAgaagtgtttgacaaaaagACTCCACACGAGTCTAGAACACGCGGAAAATGCAGACTCAACTGAAAGCTCCTAACTAAAGGAAACTGCATCAGGAATGACTGAAGAAAGAAAGGCCACATGAATAAATTCCAAGACACGCCGCAGTCAATGAAGAAGTCAGAAGCATTGACTTTAAAAAAAGATATCCTTGTACCTGAGCCAGAAAAGAGACGTTATCTTCCAACGGTAGGATTTGAAAAAGAAGATCTCCACCAACAGATCTATTCCTTAGAGACGCCTATAAATAGCTCAGAAGAACTCTCAAGAAAGAAAGAGGCGATTCAATCCTCAATGCCGAAGCTACATTAGAATATCAAATAGAGCTTAAAATTCCTTAAacattgaatcgatgaagagagGATCTAAATGTTGTGAAATTAGTTttactgattacctaaactctgtTGTTGTAACTAGGATTTTCACTTAGATAAATCATTAGCCTAGTTACCGATTACTTGAGATTCTGtactcagtaatcctagttggtatATTACAATACCCCTTTTCAAATGAGcgagaagagtgtttgtaatcGAGCTTGAGACTTAGACCAAGctcagtggttgtttagtaccagtaaaCTAAATAGTTAGGTTCCTTAGCACCCGCAAGATAAATGTGTAAATCCAACTCTATGAGTTGGTTGCTGTAAGGAGTTTCCTTTCAATATAGGTTGctttgcacccgtaagcattgcAGATAGGTTTGCGTTGCGCCCGTAAGCATCGTggttaggtttgttgtgcacccgtaagcactagcgAGTGATTGTTAGACTAATCATCTTGTCGTGGATGTAGAAACGTTGTTTTCTAAACCACGTATAAATAccttgtgttcttacttgcttTATATTCAGTACTTGCGCATAACTCTGTTTCTCTAATACtgattaactgaaaagagtaactaaggaattctctgtgaagaaaatctttcaaggctatttcactaagtttaatATTACGCTGTTAGAGTTATAGGTTTAACTAAtcaatcttttgatagtcagttAAACAAGTAAttctactctgttttacttacgactgaagccttacttggaCTGAAGTTAATTGACCAGATCAATTAACTGAAGTCACCCACTAAACCTTcgtttcagtatcagtcgccaccCCTTGTCATCTGAAGCGTGCATTTTCAAATCAGTCAAACTGTCTTTCAGAACAAAGGAGTTGGTTTTAAATAACCTTGTTTCGAAAATagctgttgggaaccttgtggaatatcctaacccttgttttgatgataccaaaattcataggacttatatgtaatagactagaatcgttttgaactcaagtgttagagttcgtttctagtttagttgcggtgtcgaagaccgaagactgaagactgaagaacgaagactgaagactgaagactgcagttacccactgaagtatcagttgaagaatcagttgaagactgattatttaatgcgcgcaaaggactgatactaaagtcaagtatcagttgaacattcctcctaggactgatcttccaacgttcagaggaatccacgtacgcacaagtacagccgcattaaatgcagagatctcagaatatcttatctctgcagaggtcactactagaaaaacgctcatagataacggattttatccgttatctatgagcaaaaaaaccattgtgtatagtggtgttatctattctatacgtcatacacaacggtttcaaaaccgttatgtatagtagcatagataacggtacgatgcgccatacataacagtacgcatccgttatctataaaggttatacataacggtttttcaccgttatgtattaatttttttttatttttttttatcatagttaacagttttttgcattttttataacggttttaaccattatctttgatagaatacataacggtttttcaccgttatgtattaagatttttccgttatgtattaattttttttttatcatagttaacagttttttgcactttttataacgattttaaccgttatctttgatagaatacataacggttttttgcactttttataacgattttttgcactttttataacgattttaaccgttatctttgatagaaatacataacggttttttgcactttttataactgtaatatattttttaaaattttcctgttatttatctcgaaaattcaattaataattctaaaacaacaaaatgacatTGCCATCgataacatatattatataacatccaaaatattcatacattatcatccaaatataataaatatcacATAAATTTCTATCTAACAATTCTCCCACCATATAAGCACCAGATTCTTAATATCACccaattttatatatactaaCTACATCACCAGGGACAAGAATAACATCTTCTTCATGGACTTATCAGGAAACCTTCTGTTCCAAACTCTTCTTTACTCTTCAGCGCTGCCCGGTTCAAGATCCTACAGTTACACCAAAACACTTTTGTCACAAATGGCTCACTGATGCACTTAGTAATTCATGGGACCGCCATGTAAAGATGTAATCTACAACATCATAAACCAAACATGCAATGTTACAAGGATATGAAGCCTAGAATAGCAGAATGAAGAATTAGAGCATTAATCCAGAAGTGATGAAAACACTAACCGGTCGCACTCATGGAAAAAGGTTTCCTTTATAACAGGATATTTCTTGTTCATCGTTTGGATTATTAAATTGTCAATTTCACCATCATCCTTTGCCTTCAATAACATAAAGGAAAAATTGACTTTTTAACACTCAAGTAACATAATTAAAACTTATCTCCCGACATAATATCTGTCAGTCTGATAAGGTAACTAAGTATACCTTGTCAAAGAGCTCTTCTGGGAGTCGAACAGTTAAATTTGGAAAATGAAAGGCGTACAATTCCCAAAGAGATGTCTTCGCCCAATATCTCTGAAATGATAtctaccaaaaaagaaagatttaGGAACTGAAAAGCAAGCTGCCCTAAGCTTTAGAATCTGGGTGTGCAGAAAAGAGCTTCAAAAATTAACATTGAAAACATAATATTTGTTCTGTGAATGATTTTCTGCCTATAGTCAACATAAGGAAAACTATCCACAGACAGAATATTAACACTATTCAAGATGCAAAAGCAGTATGACTATGGAGAAGAAGCAGCAACCAGCAATAGCAGAGCAAAATTTGCCCAAATTGGGCCTCTTGTTACTTTTTATAACAGTTAAAAGATGAAGATAAGTAGCTTACTTCACGAGGTCGATCACCAAGTACGACCTTGCCACCATATTCCAGTGCCTCCTCATATGCCTCGCGATAAACATCACTGGCCTCACATTGACTATTATtctagaaaaaggaaaaaacaaacaaacaaacagaTTACAGATGAGTATCATTTTGTAAAGTTTATCTGGAATTTATTGGAGAATCAAAGTAAAATTCTATTGTTACTATGTGGATAATGTAACAAAAATATAGGGCATAGTATCAACAAGTTCAACAAGCCAAAA harbors:
- the LOC131013605 gene encoding cytochrome P450 710A11-like, giving the protein MEVTWSWISPYFPHIISIVALLLLLEQLSYLRKKRFLPGPPLVLPFVGNAISLVADPTKFWNRQSAYAKSTSLGISGNYIIGRYILYVYSSDLSHKIFANVRPDAFHLVGHPFGKKLFGEHNLIYMFGQDHKDLRRQIAPNFTPKALLIYTDIQHRIILQHLARWLRSSPAESLSLRILCRDMNLETSQTVFVGPYLDEAARRRFNVDYNFFNVGLMKLPIDLPGFAFRNARLAVGRLIETLADCAAASERRMAAGEEEPSCLIDFWMQENLRLAAEKPFECSHREIGGHLFDFLFAAQDASTSSLLWAVALLDSHPRVVARVRDEVSQHWSPESGAVIGGDQLREMKYTEAVAREVVRIRAPATMVPHIAGVDFPLTENYTVPKGTIVFPSVFDSSFQGFTEPEKFDPDRFMEDRQEDRVYKKNFLAFGSGAHQCVGQRYAINHLMLFIAMFTALIDFKRDRSDGCDEITYVPTIVPKDDCRVFLSPRYSGFPAL